A genomic stretch from Serratia entomophila includes:
- the cdsA gene encoding phosphatidate cytidylyltransferase: MLKYRLITALILIPIVIAALFLLPPLAFALVTLAVCMLAAWEWGQLAGFASRSQRIWLAILCGFLLVLMMLSVPAYHHSVDLPQVSGPLWLSLAWWLAALLLVLFYPGSAAMWRNSRPLRLLFGLLTIVPFFWGMLALRQFGYEQNPFIGAWWLLYVMLLVWGADSGAYMFGKLFGKHKLAPKVSPGKTWEGLIGGLVTSAVISWLFGRYAPLNIVPATLLACSVIAALASVLGDLTESMFKREAGIKDSGHLIPGHGGILDRIDSLTAAVPVFACLMLLVF; this comes from the coding sequence TTGCTGAAGTATCGCCTCATAACTGCTCTGATTTTAATTCCGATCGTTATCGCAGCGCTGTTTTTACTGCCTCCCTTGGCATTCGCTCTGGTAACGCTCGCGGTATGCATGTTAGCTGCCTGGGAGTGGGGCCAACTGGCCGGATTCGCTTCCCGCTCGCAGCGTATTTGGTTGGCGATACTGTGCGGTTTTCTGTTGGTGCTGATGATGCTCAGCGTGCCCGCCTACCACCATTCCGTCGATCTGCCTCAGGTAAGCGGCCCGCTGTGGCTCTCGCTGGCCTGGTGGCTTGCGGCGCTGCTGCTGGTGCTGTTTTATCCCGGGTCAGCGGCGATGTGGCGCAACTCGCGGCCGCTGCGCCTGCTGTTCGGCCTGCTGACTATCGTGCCTTTTTTCTGGGGCATGCTGGCGCTGCGCCAGTTCGGTTATGAACAAAACCCGTTTATCGGCGCCTGGTGGCTGCTGTACGTGATGCTGTTGGTGTGGGGGGCGGATTCCGGTGCCTACATGTTCGGCAAGCTGTTCGGCAAGCATAAGCTGGCGCCGAAGGTGTCGCCGGGTAAAACCTGGGAAGGGCTGATTGGCGGGCTGGTGACGTCGGCGGTGATCTCATGGCTGTTTGGCCGTTACGCGCCGCTAAACATCGTGCCGGCCACCCTGTTGGCCTGTTCGGTGATCGCCGCGCTGGCTTCGGTGCTGGGCGACTTGACCGAGAGCATGTTCAAACGCGAAGCGGGTATCAAGGACAGCGGGCATCTGATACCGGGCCATGGCGGCATACTGGATCGTATCGATAGCCTGACCGCCGCAGTGCCAGTATTTGCCTGCCTGATGCTGTTAGTGTTTTAA
- the ispU gene encoding (2E,6E)-farnesyl-diphosphate-specific ditrans,polycis-undecaprenyl-diphosphate synthase: MSSANQQEANPSLLGPRHVAIIMDGNGRWAKRQGKLRVFGHKAGVKSVRRAVSFAANNHLDALTLYAFSSENWNRPAQEVSALMELFVRALDSEVKSLHKHNVRLRVIGDISRFSARLQERIHRSEQLTENNDGLTLNIAANYGGRWDIIQGVRELAEQVQGGVLRPDQISEELLSERVCMSDLAPVDLVIRTGGEHRISNFLLWQIAYAELYFTDVLWPDFDELVFEGALNAFAQRERRFGGTTPIGADAS; the protein is encoded by the coding sequence ATGTCGTCCGCAAATCAACAAGAGGCTAATCCGTCCCTACTGGGGCCGCGCCATGTGGCCATTATCATGGATGGCAACGGGCGTTGGGCTAAACGTCAGGGGAAGTTACGTGTCTTCGGTCATAAAGCAGGGGTGAAATCGGTGCGCCGCGCGGTGAGCTTTGCCGCCAACAACCATTTAGATGCGCTCACGCTTTATGCCTTCAGCAGCGAAAACTGGAATCGCCCGGCGCAGGAAGTCTCCGCATTGATGGAGCTTTTTGTTCGGGCCCTGGATAGTGAAGTAAAAAGCCTGCATAAACATAACGTCAGGCTGCGAGTGATCGGCGATATCAGCCGTTTCAGCGCGCGTTTGCAGGAGCGTATTCATCGCTCCGAACAGCTGACGGAAAATAACGATGGCCTGACGCTCAACATCGCCGCCAACTACGGCGGCCGTTGGGATATCATTCAGGGAGTAAGGGAACTGGCCGAGCAGGTGCAGGGCGGCGTATTGCGCCCGGACCAAATCAGCGAAGAGTTATTGAGCGAGCGGGTCTGCATGAGCGATCTGGCGCCGGTGGATTTGGTTATCCGCACCGGCGGCGAACACCGCATCAGTAATTTTCTGCTGTGGCAAATCGCCTATGCCGAACTTTACTTTACTGATGTGCTCTGGCCTGATTTTGATGAACTTGTCTTTGAAGGTGCGCTGAATGCATTTGCACAACGTGAGCGTCGCTTCGGGGGAACAACACCTATCGGCGCCGATGCGTCCTAG
- the ispC gene encoding 1-deoxy-D-xylulose-5-phosphate reductoisomerase, which translates to MKQLTILGSTGSVGTSTLAVVREHPERFAIKALVAGRNVAVMAQQCMEFRPAFAAMADESAARELRAILAENGVATEVMAGEQAACELAALSDVDQVTAAIVGAAGLLPTLAAIRAGKQVLLANKESLVTCGRLFMDAVQKSQAQLLPLDSEHNAIFQSLPESIQRQLGYSSLDDHGVSRIVLTGSGGPFRATPLDQFAAMTPDQACAHPNWSMGRKISVDSATMMNKGLEYIEARWLFNASAEQMEVILHPQSVIHSMVRYADGSVLAQLGTPDMRTPIAHAMAYPQRVSSGVEALDFCRIGALTFAEPERERYPCLYLAIEAFDAGQAATTALNAANEVAVEAFLRERIRFTDIADVNRRVVERLSLQEPSCIDAVIEIDRQARAAANEVVKSLRG; encoded by the coding sequence ATGAAGCAACTGACTATTCTTGGCTCGACCGGCTCGGTAGGGACCAGCACTCTGGCCGTGGTCAGGGAACATCCCGAACGTTTTGCGATTAAAGCGCTGGTTGCCGGGCGCAACGTGGCGGTAATGGCGCAGCAGTGCATGGAGTTCCGTCCGGCCTTTGCTGCGATGGCGGATGAAAGCGCCGCGCGCGAGCTGCGCGCTATCCTGGCGGAAAATGGCGTCGCTACCGAGGTGATGGCGGGCGAACAGGCGGCTTGCGAGCTGGCCGCGCTGAGCGACGTCGATCAGGTGACGGCGGCGATCGTCGGCGCCGCTGGGCTGCTGCCGACGCTGGCGGCGATCCGCGCCGGCAAGCAGGTGCTGCTGGCGAACAAAGAGTCGCTGGTGACCTGCGGCCGCCTGTTTATGGATGCGGTGCAAAAGAGCCAGGCGCAGCTGCTGCCGCTGGACAGCGAGCATAATGCGATTTTTCAGAGTTTGCCTGAGAGCATTCAGCGCCAGTTGGGATACTCTTCGCTGGACGATCATGGTGTTTCGCGCATCGTGCTTACCGGTTCAGGCGGCCCGTTCCGCGCCACGCCGCTGGATCAGTTCGCCGCGATGACGCCGGATCAGGCCTGCGCCCACCCTAACTGGTCGATGGGCCGCAAGATCTCGGTGGACTCCGCCACCATGATGAACAAAGGTCTGGAATATATTGAGGCCCGCTGGCTGTTTAACGCCTCGGCCGAACAAATGGAAGTCATTCTGCATCCGCAGTCGGTGATCCACTCGATGGTGCGCTACGCCGACGGCAGCGTGTTGGCCCAGCTGGGCACGCCGGACATGCGCACGCCGATCGCCCATGCGATGGCTTACCCGCAGCGGGTGAGTTCCGGCGTGGAAGCGCTGGATTTCTGCCGTATCGGCGCCCTGACCTTCGCCGAGCCTGAACGCGAACGTTACCCTTGCCTGTATTTGGCTATCGAAGCCTTCGACGCCGGCCAGGCGGCGACCACCGCGCTCAATGCGGCCAACGAAGTGGCGGTAGAGGCGTTCCTGCGGGAGCGGATCCGCTTTACCGACATCGCCGACGTGAACCGCAGGGTGGTGGAGCGTCTGTCGTTGCAGGAACCGTCGTGCATCGACGCGGTCATAGAGATAGATCGTCAGGCGCGGGCGGCTGCCAATGAGGTGGTCAAATCGCTGCGCGGTTGA
- the frr gene encoding ribosome recycling factor, whose protein sequence is MINEIRKDADTRMEKSVEAFKNQISKIRTGRASPSILDGIMVEYYGASTPLRQLANVTVEDSRTLAINLFDRSLGSAVEKAIMASDLGLNPSSAGSVIRVPLPPLTEERRKDLIKVVRGEAEQGRVAVRNVRRDANDKVKALLKDKEISEDEDRRSQDDIQKMTDAYIKLLDAALAEKEKELLDF, encoded by the coding sequence GTGATTAATGAAATCAGAAAAGATGCCGATACACGCATGGAAAAAAGCGTTGAAGCATTCAAAAACCAAATCAGCAAAATTCGTACCGGCCGTGCGTCTCCAAGCATCCTGGACGGCATCATGGTGGAATATTATGGCGCGTCTACCCCGCTGCGTCAGCTGGCCAACGTGACCGTTGAAGACTCCCGCACTCTGGCTATCAACCTGTTTGACCGCTCTCTGGGTTCGGCGGTTGAAAAGGCCATCATGGCTTCCGACCTGGGCCTGAACCCAAGCTCCGCCGGCAGCGTGATCCGCGTTCCGCTTCCTCCGCTGACCGAAGAGCGCCGCAAAGACCTGATCAAAGTGGTGCGCGGCGAAGCCGAGCAGGGCCGCGTGGCCGTGCGCAACGTGCGCCGTGACGCCAACGATAAGGTGAAAGCGCTGCTGAAAGACAAAGAAATCAGCGAAGACGAAGATCGCCGTTCTCAGGACGACATTCAGAAAATGACCGACGCCTACATCAAGCTGCTTGATGCCGCGCTGGCAGAGAAAGAGAAAGAGCTGCTGGATTTCTAA
- the pyrH gene encoding UMP kinase codes for MATNAKPVYQRILLKLSGEALQGAEGFGIDASVLDRMAQEVKELVELGIQVGVVIGGGNLFRGAGLAQAGMNRVVGDHMGMLATVMNGLAMRDALHRAYVNARLMSAIPLNGVCDNYSWAEAISLLRNNRVVIFSAGTGNPFFTTDSAACLRGIEIEADVVLKATKVDGVYSADPVKNPDATLYEQLTYQDVLERELKVMDLAAFTLARDHGLPIRVFNMNKPGALRRVVMGENEGTLISK; via the coding sequence ATGGCAACCAATGCAAAACCCGTATATCAGCGTATTCTGCTTAAACTGAGTGGCGAAGCCCTGCAAGGTGCAGAAGGTTTTGGTATCGACGCCAGCGTTTTGGATCGCATGGCTCAGGAAGTGAAAGAGCTGGTCGAACTGGGAATTCAGGTCGGTGTAGTTATTGGCGGCGGGAACCTGTTCCGCGGCGCGGGCCTGGCGCAGGCCGGGATGAACCGCGTAGTGGGCGACCACATGGGAATGCTGGCTACCGTGATGAACGGCCTGGCTATGCGTGATGCACTGCACCGTGCCTATGTGAACGCCCGCCTGATGTCGGCAATCCCGCTGAACGGCGTGTGCGACAACTACAGCTGGGCAGAGGCTATTAGCCTGCTGCGCAACAACCGCGTGGTGATCTTCTCCGCCGGCACCGGCAACCCGTTCTTCACCACCGACTCCGCCGCCTGCCTGCGCGGCATCGAGATCGAAGCGGACGTGGTGCTGAAAGCCACCAAAGTGGATGGCGTCTACTCGGCCGACCCGGTTAAAAATCCGGACGCGACGCTGTATGAGCAGTTAACCTATCAGGACGTGCTGGAGCGCGAGCTGAAAGTGATGGACCTGGCGGCGTTTACGCTGGCCCGCGATCACGGCTTGCCGATCCGCGTGTTCAACATGAACAAGCCTGGCGCGCTGCGCCGCGTGGTGATGGGTGAAAACGAAGGTACGCTGATCAGCAAATAA
- the tsf gene encoding translation elongation factor Ts, with protein MADITAALVKELRERTGAGMMDCKKALVEANGDIELAIENMRKSGAIKAAKKAGNVAADGVIKTKIEGNYGMILEVNCQTDFVAKDAGFQAFADKVLDAAVAGKITDVDVLKAQFEEERVALVAKIGENINIRRVASLEGDVLGSYLHGARIGVLIAAKGADEELVKQIAMHVAASKPEFVKPEDVSAEVVEKEYQVQLDIAMQSGKPKEIAEKMVEGRMKKFTGEVSLTGQPFVIEPSKTVGQVLKEHNADVINFIRFEVGEGIEKVETDFAAEVAAMSKQS; from the coding sequence ATGGCTGATATTACCGCTGCTCTGGTAAAAGAACTGCGCGAGCGTACCGGCGCTGGCATGATGGATTGTAAGAAAGCGCTGGTCGAAGCCAACGGCGACATCGAGCTGGCAATCGAAAACATGCGTAAATCTGGTGCGATCAAAGCAGCGAAAAAAGCAGGCAACGTAGCTGCTGACGGCGTGATCAAAACCAAGATCGAAGGCAACTACGGCATGATCCTGGAAGTTAACTGCCAGACTGACTTCGTTGCTAAAGACGCCGGTTTCCAGGCGTTCGCTGACAAAGTGCTGGATGCCGCTGTTGCAGGCAAAATCACTGACGTTGACGTGCTGAAAGCACAGTTCGAAGAAGAGCGCGTAGCCCTGGTAGCGAAAATCGGCGAAAACATCAACATTCGTCGTGTTGCTTCCCTGGAAGGCGACGTGCTGGGCAGCTACCTGCACGGCGCGCGCATCGGCGTTCTGATCGCGGCTAAAGGCGCTGACGAAGAGCTGGTTAAGCAAATCGCCATGCACGTTGCGGCAAGCAAGCCAGAATTCGTGAAGCCGGAAGACGTGTCTGCTGAAGTGGTAGAAAAAGAGTACCAGGTTCAGCTGGACATCGCCATGCAGTCTGGCAAGCCGAAAGAAATCGCAGAGAAAATGGTTGAAGGCCGCATGAAGAAATTCACCGGCGAAGTTTCTCTGACCGGTCAGCCTTTCGTTATCGAGCCAAGCAAAACCGTTGGCCAGGTGCTGAAAGAGCACAACGCCGATGTGATCAACTTCATCCGCTTCGAAGTTGGCGAAGGCATCGAGAAAGTTGAAACTGACTTTGCTGCTGAAGTTGCGGCAATGAGCAAACAGTCTTAA